The Pseudomonas sp. DG56-2 genome contains a region encoding:
- a CDS encoding lysozyme inhibitor LprI family protein has translation MKTIIGLLLATLALGANATEEDSTPCDNVETDQQSYDCALFSRTSAERELNAALADLLDRIKEQFAGQSAKISEVSQRLSNAQNLWKKLRDADCQVETFDQAPGKSFETAMNTCLAQRSDDRSEYLQSLGLQNSD, from the coding sequence TTGAAAACGATAATTGGGCTGTTGCTCGCTACGCTGGCCTTGGGGGCTAACGCCACTGAAGAGGACAGTACTCCGTGTGACAACGTCGAGACCGACCAGCAAAGCTATGACTGCGCACTGTTCAGCCGCACCAGCGCAGAACGGGAGCTCAACGCCGCGCTTGCCGACCTGTTGGACCGGATCAAGGAACAATTCGCCGGCCAGAGTGCGAAGATCAGCGAAGTCAGCCAACGCTTGAGCAACGCACAAAACCTCTGGAAAAAGCTACGTGACGCCGACTGCCAAGTCGAAACCTTCGACCAGGCCCCGGGTAAATCCTTTGAGACGGCAATGAACACCTGCCTGGCGCAACGTAGCGACGATCGCTCCGAATACTTGCAGTCCCTGGGGCTGCAGAACTCCGATTGA
- a CDS encoding DUF5943 domain-containing protein — protein sequence MAKIAPQLPIEVDSETGVWTSDALPMLYVPRHFFVNNHMGIEEVLGADAYAEILYKAGYKSAWHWCEKEAECHGLEGVAVFEHYMKRLSQRGWGLFKIEDIDLEKGTASVRLEHSAFVYVYGKVGRKVDYMFTGWFAGAMDQILAARGSSIRTVAEQVYGGSEEGHDDGLFIVKPL from the coding sequence ATGGCCAAGATCGCCCCGCAATTGCCTATCGAAGTCGACAGCGAAACCGGTGTCTGGACCAGCGATGCCCTGCCCATGCTCTATGTGCCACGGCACTTTTTCGTCAACAACCACATGGGTATCGAGGAAGTACTGGGTGCTGATGCCTATGCCGAAATTCTCTACAAGGCTGGCTACAAGTCCGCCTGGCACTGGTGCGAAAAAGAAGCTGAATGCCATGGCCTGGAAGGCGTAGCGGTGTTCGAGCACTACATGAAGCGCTTGTCGCAGCGCGGCTGGGGGTTGTTCAAGATCGAGGATATCGACCTGGAGAAAGGCACCGCCAGCGTCAGGCTCGAGCACTCGGCATTCGTCTATGTGTACGGCAAGGTCGGGCGCAAGGTCGACTACATGTTCACCGGCTGGTTTGCCGGGGCCATGGACCAGATCCTGGCAGCCCGCGGTAGCTCCATTCGTACGGTCGCCGAGCAGGTCTACGGCGGTTCGGAAGAAGGCCACGATGACGGCCTGTTCATCGTCAAGCCGCTGTAA
- a CDS encoding L-carnitine dehydrogenase, with protein MSFITEIKTFAALGSGVIGSGWVARALAHGLDVVAWDPAPGAEAVLRKRIANAWPTLEQQGLAAGASQQRLRFVSTIEECVCDADFIQESAPERLDLKLDLHSKISAAAKPNALIGSSTSGLLPSEFYESSTHPERCVVGHPFNPVYLLPLVEIVGSNKTAPEAIEAAKTVYTALGMRPLHVRKEVPGFIADRLLEALWREALHLVNDGVATTGEIDDAIRFGAGLRWSFMGTFLTYTLAGGDAGMRHFMAQFGPALQLPWTYLPAPELTEGLIDAVVEGTSEQLGQRSISALERYRDDCLLAVLEAVKTTKAKHGMTFSD; from the coding sequence ATGAGCTTTATTACCGAAATCAAGACATTCGCAGCATTGGGCAGTGGCGTGATCGGCAGCGGCTGGGTAGCTCGCGCCCTGGCGCATGGCCTTGATGTAGTGGCCTGGGATCCGGCACCGGGCGCTGAAGCCGTACTGCGCAAACGCATTGCCAATGCCTGGCCGACGCTGGAGCAACAGGGTCTGGCAGCGGGAGCTTCACAACAACGCTTGCGGTTTGTCAGCACCATCGAGGAGTGCGTATGTGATGCCGACTTCATTCAAGAAAGCGCCCCGGAGCGTCTTGATCTCAAGCTCGACCTGCACAGCAAGATCAGCGCCGCCGCCAAGCCCAACGCCTTGATCGGCTCGAGCACTTCCGGACTGTTGCCCAGCGAGTTCTATGAATCTTCAACCCACCCTGAACGCTGCGTGGTCGGTCACCCGTTCAACCCGGTGTACCTGCTGCCCTTGGTGGAAATAGTGGGCAGCAACAAAACCGCCCCTGAAGCCATCGAAGCTGCAAAAACCGTCTATACCGCCTTGGGTATGCGCCCCCTGCATGTACGCAAGGAAGTCCCGGGATTCATTGCCGACCGCCTGCTCGAAGCGCTATGGCGCGAAGCCCTGCACCTGGTCAACGACGGTGTGGCGACGACCGGTGAAATCGACGATGCAATTCGCTTTGGCGCAGGCCTGCGCTGGTCATTCATGGGCACCTTTCTAACCTACACCCTGGCCGGCGGCGACGCTGGCATGCGCCACTTCATGGCGCAGTTTGGCCCGGCGCTGCAGCTACCCTGGACCTACCTGCCGGCGCCGGAGCTGACTGAAGGCCTGATCGATGCCGTGGTCGAAGGCACCAGCGAGCAACTGGGCCAGCGCAGCATAAGCGCGCTGGAGCGCTATCGTGATGATTGCCTGCTGGCTGTACTTGAGGCGGTGAAAACCACCAAAGCCAAACACGGCATGACCTTCAGCGACTGA
- a CDS encoding thioesterase family protein, with protein sequence MPALITYQTPVQADWVDYNGHLRDAFYLLIFSYATDAFMDRIGLDSDNRSASGNSLFTLECHLNYLHEVKLGTDVWVQTQVIGFDRKRLHLYHSLHREGFEPVLAASEQMLLHVDLAGPRSAPFAPEAVERLEEICADQTDQPAAQFVGRLIALPQ encoded by the coding sequence ATGCCCGCACTGATCACCTACCAAACCCCAGTCCAGGCGGACTGGGTCGACTACAACGGGCATCTGCGCGATGCTTTTTACCTGCTGATATTCAGCTATGCCACCGATGCATTCATGGACCGCATCGGGCTCGATAGCGACAACCGCAGCGCCAGCGGCAACTCCTTGTTTACTCTGGAATGCCACCTCAACTACTTGCACGAAGTAAAACTGGGCACCGACGTCTGGGTGCAGACACAGGTCATTGGCTTCGATCGCAAACGCCTGCACTTGTACCACAGCCTGCACCGTGAAGGCTTTGAGCCGGTGCTGGCGGCCAGCGAGCAGATGCTGCTGCACGTGGACCTAGCCGGCCCTCGCTCGGCGCCCTTCGCGCCCGAGGCGGTGGAGCGCTTGGAAGAAATTTGCGCTGACCAGACAGACCAGCCAGCTGCACAATTCGTTGGCCGGTTGATCGCTCTTCCCCAGTAG
- a CDS encoding 3-keto-5-aminohexanoate cleavage protein: MNHDVIITCALTGAGDTASKSHLVPVTPKQIAEAAVEAAKAGATVVHCHVRDPQTGRFSRDVALYREVMERIREADVDIIVNLTAGMGGDLEIGPGETPLEFGSGTDLIGPLERLAHVEALLPEICTLDCGTLNFGDGNSIYVSTPAQLRAGAKRITELGVKAELEIFDTGHLWFAKQMIKEGLLNDPLFQLCLGIPWGAPADTATMKAMVDNLPAGVTWAGFGIGRMQMPMAAQAVLLGGNVRVGLEDNLYLDKGVLASNGQLVERATQILSRLGARVLTPAEGRAKMNLSRR; encoded by the coding sequence ATGAACCACGACGTCATCATTACCTGCGCCCTGACCGGCGCGGGTGACACTGCCAGCAAGAGTCACTTGGTCCCGGTTACCCCCAAGCAAATTGCCGAAGCCGCCGTGGAAGCGGCAAAGGCCGGTGCAACCGTGGTGCATTGCCACGTTCGCGATCCGCAAACCGGACGCTTCAGCCGTGACGTAGCGCTATACCGCGAGGTAATGGAGCGCATCCGTGAAGCCGATGTGGACATCATCGTCAACCTCACTGCCGGCATGGGCGGCGATCTGGAAATTGGCCCAGGTGAAACACCCCTTGAGTTTGGTAGCGGCACCGATCTGATCGGCCCGCTGGAACGGCTGGCGCACGTCGAAGCGCTGTTGCCGGAGATCTGCACGCTCGACTGCGGCACCCTCAACTTTGGCGACGGCAACAGCATCTATGTCTCGACGCCCGCGCAATTGCGGGCCGGGGCCAAACGCATTACCGAGCTGGGAGTGAAAGCCGAACTGGAGATCTTCGACACCGGGCACTTGTGGTTCGCCAAGCAGATGATCAAGGAAGGCCTGCTCAACGATCCGTTGTTCCAGCTGTGCCTGGGTATCCCGTGGGGAGCGCCAGCCGACACCGCCACCATGAAAGCCATGGTCGACAACCTGCCAGCTGGCGTGACCTGGGCCGGATTTGGCATTGGTCGCATGCAGATGCCAATGGCGGCCCAAGCAGTCCTGCTCGGCGGCAACGTACGGGTAGGTCTGGAAGACAACCTGTACCTGGACAAAGGCGTCCTGGCCAGCAACGGGCAGTTGGTCGAGCGCGCCACCCAGATCCTCAGCCGTCTTGGTGCCCGCGTCCTTACCCCAGCCGAAGGCCGGGCAAAAATGAACCTGAGCCGTCGCTGA
- a CDS encoding DUF3010 family protein, producing the protein MKICGIEIKGSEALLAVATLDGANPVHVALATKKIALENDELAENVKAFANQARQFFAEHGISHLAIKKRSKKGDFAGGPTTFKIEGVLQLLDNCTVELVSPQTVSAQAKKHNFELPGSLNKYQHEAYKSACALLLKHS; encoded by the coding sequence ATGAAAATCTGCGGAATTGAAATTAAAGGCAGCGAGGCGCTGCTCGCCGTCGCCACGCTGGACGGCGCCAATCCGGTGCATGTTGCCTTGGCGACAAAAAAGATCGCGCTTGAAAACGACGAGCTGGCGGAAAACGTCAAAGCCTTCGCCAATCAGGCCCGACAATTTTTTGCCGAGCACGGCATCAGCCATCTGGCGATCAAAAAGCGCAGCAAGAAAGGCGATTTCGCTGGCGGCCCGACAACCTTCAAGATCGAAGGCGTGTTGCAACTGCTGGATAACTGTACGGTGGAACTGGTCTCACCACAGACCGTCAGTGCGCAAGCCAAGAAACATAATTTCGAGTTGCCAGGCTCGCTGAACAAGTACCAGCACGAAGCCTACAAGAGCGCCTGTGCGTTGTTGCTCAAACACAGCTGA
- a CDS encoding GlxA family transcriptional regulator encodes MSQLIQFLLLPGFSAMGFISAVEPLRVANRFSAALYRWSVVSIDGGPVQASNGMSINADGVLGREAGASLLLVVAGFEPLACFSSAMQQTLRRLDRDGVVLGGIDTGAMVLAQAGLLDGHRVTLHWEAIEAFKERYPRLEVTQELFEIDRRRITCAGGTASIDLMLDLIAQAHGSELAVQVSEQFVLGRIRQRQDHQRMQIATRYGISNRKLVQVISEMEKHTETPLSTLELASKVMVTRRQLERLFRLHLDDTPGNLYLSLRLEKARQLLAQTDMSVTQISLACGFELPSYFARRYKRQFGNCPREERRLMRAH; translated from the coding sequence ATGTCGCAATTGATCCAGTTTCTTCTCCTGCCGGGATTCTCTGCCATGGGTTTCATCTCGGCGGTGGAGCCCCTGCGAGTTGCCAATCGCTTCAGTGCTGCGCTTTATCGCTGGAGCGTAGTCAGTATTGATGGCGGGCCCGTCCAGGCCAGTAATGGCATGTCGATCAACGCCGACGGCGTTCTGGGACGAGAGGCGGGCGCGAGTTTGTTGCTGGTGGTTGCCGGCTTCGAGCCGTTGGCCTGCTTTTCGTCGGCGATGCAGCAAACCTTGCGTCGTCTCGACCGCGATGGTGTGGTGCTCGGCGGTATTGATACCGGCGCGATGGTGCTGGCGCAGGCAGGTCTGCTCGATGGTCATCGGGTGACCTTGCACTGGGAGGCCATTGAAGCGTTCAAGGAGCGCTATCCGCGTCTTGAGGTGACGCAGGAACTGTTCGAGATCGATCGCCGGCGCATCACCTGTGCCGGTGGTACTGCTTCAATCGATCTGATGCTCGACCTCATCGCCCAGGCTCACGGCAGTGAACTGGCTGTGCAAGTGTCTGAGCAATTCGTGCTTGGCCGCATACGTCAGCGCCAAGACCATCAACGCATGCAGATTGCGACACGCTACGGGATCAGCAACCGCAAGCTGGTGCAGGTGATCAGCGAGATGGAAAAGCATACCGAGACGCCGTTGAGCACGCTGGAGTTGGCGTCCAAGGTGATGGTGACCCGACGTCAACTCGAGCGACTGTTTCGCCTGCATCTGGACGATACCCCGGGCAATCTGTACTTGTCGCTGAGGTTGGAGAAAGCCCGCCAACTGTTGGCGCAGACCGACATGAGCGTCACTCAGATCAGCCTGGCTTGTGGCTTCGAATTACCGTCCTACTTTGCCCGACGCTACAAACGTCAGTTCGGCAACTGCCCACGCGAAGAGCGTCGATTGATGCGTGCTCATTAG
- a CDS encoding GlxA family transcriptional regulator has translation MTSYNSGTPTQNRTPQSIGFLLLDNFTLISLASAVEPLRMANQLSGRELYRWSTLSVDGGQVWASDGLQITPDAAMHKAPAMDTVIVCGGIGIQRTVTREHVTWLQSQARQSRRLGAVCTGSWALACAGLLDGFDCSVHWECLAAMQEAFPRVSMSTRLFTLDRNRFTSSGGTAPLDMMLHLISRDHGRELSAAISEMFVYERIRNEQDHQRVPLKHMLGTNQPKLQEIVALMEANLEEPIDLDELAVYVAVSRRQLERLFQKYLHCSPSRYYLKLRLIRARQLLKQTPMSIIEVASVCGFVSTPHFSKCYREYFGIPPRDERVGSNTAQQVAMMPIPQAMVLSPLAGPMSALSQARNESTFASVRL, from the coding sequence ATGACGTCGTACAACTCCGGGACCCCAACCCAGAACCGCACGCCACAATCCATCGGCTTCCTGCTGTTGGACAACTTCACTCTTATCTCCCTGGCTTCGGCCGTCGAGCCGCTGCGCATGGCTAACCAACTGTCCGGACGCGAGCTGTATCGCTGGAGTACCTTGAGCGTGGATGGTGGTCAGGTGTGGGCCAGTGACGGCTTGCAAATCACTCCCGATGCGGCGATGCACAAGGCGCCGGCCATGGATACCGTCATTGTCTGTGGCGGCATCGGTATTCAGCGCACGGTTACCCGCGAGCACGTGACCTGGCTGCAGAGCCAGGCCCGCCAGTCGCGCCGTCTAGGTGCGGTGTGCACCGGCAGTTGGGCGCTGGCGTGTGCCGGCCTGCTCGACGGCTTCGATTGCAGCGTGCACTGGGAATGCCTGGCGGCAATGCAGGAAGCCTTCCCACGGGTGAGCATGAGCACCCGACTGTTCACCCTCGACCGTAATCGCTTCACCAGCTCCGGCGGTACTGCACCGCTGGACATGATGCTGCACCTGATCAGCCGCGATCACGGCCGTGAGCTGTCGGCGGCGATTTCCGAGATGTTTGTCTACGAGCGAATCCGCAACGAGCAGGATCACCAGCGTGTACCGCTCAAGCACATGCTCGGTACCAACCAACCGAAGCTGCAGGAAATCGTTGCGCTGATGGAAGCCAACCTGGAAGAGCCAATCGATCTGGACGAATTGGCTGTGTATGTGGCGGTATCGCGTCGCCAGCTTGAGCGACTGTTCCAGAAATACCTGCATTGCTCGCCGTCGCGCTATTACCTCAAGCTGCGCCTGATTCGCGCCCGGCAATTGCTCAAGCAGACCCCCATGTCGATCATCGAAGTGGCCTCGGTGTGCGGCTTCGTTTCTACCCCGCACTTCTCCAAGTGCTACCGCGAGTACTTCGGTATTCCGCCGCGTGACGAGCGTGTGGGTTCCAATACCGCGCAGCAGGTGGCGATGATGCCGATTCCACAGGCAATGGTGCTGTCGCCACTGGCGGGGCCTATGTCGGCGCTGAGCCAGGCGCGTAACGAGTCGACATTTGCCAGCGTGAGGCTATAG
- a CDS encoding dipeptidase, protein MSPAELHADSIVIDGLIIAKWNRELFEDMRKGGLTAANCTVSVWEGFQATVNNIAASQKLIRENADLVMPVRSTADIRKAKGLGKTGILFGFQNAHAYEDQIGYVEVFKQLGVGIVQMCYNTQNLVGTGCYERDGGLSGFGREIVAEMNRVGVMCDLSHVGSKTSEEVILESKKPVCYSHCLPSGLKEHPRNKSDEELKFIADHGGFVGVTMFAPFLAKGIDSTIDDYAEAIEYTMNLVGEDAIGIGTDFTQGHGQDFFEYLTHDKGYARRLTSFGKIINPLGIRTVGEFPNLTETLLKRGHSERVVRKIMGENWVNVLKDVWGE, encoded by the coding sequence ATGAGCCCAGCCGAGTTACACGCCGACAGCATCGTTATCGACGGGCTGATTATTGCCAAATGGAACCGTGAGCTGTTCGAGGACATGCGCAAAGGTGGCCTGACTGCCGCCAACTGCACGGTGTCGGTCTGGGAGGGCTTCCAGGCTACGGTCAACAATATTGCTGCCAGCCAGAAACTGATCCGCGAGAACGCCGACCTGGTGATGCCGGTGCGTAGCACTGCCGATATCCGCAAAGCCAAGGGACTGGGCAAAACTGGGATCCTTTTTGGCTTTCAGAATGCCCACGCTTATGAAGACCAGATCGGCTACGTCGAGGTGTTCAAGCAGTTGGGCGTCGGTATCGTGCAGATGTGCTACAACACCCAGAACCTGGTCGGCACCGGCTGCTACGAGCGTGACGGAGGCTTGTCGGGTTTCGGTCGTGAAATCGTCGCTGAGATGAACCGTGTGGGGGTCATGTGCGACCTTTCCCATGTCGGTTCCAAGACTTCCGAAGAGGTCATTCTCGAATCGAAAAAGCCGGTGTGCTACTCCCACTGCCTGCCCTCCGGGCTCAAGGAGCACCCGCGCAACAAGTCTGATGAGGAACTGAAGTTCATCGCCGACCATGGTGGCTTTGTTGGCGTGACCATGTTCGCGCCGTTCCTGGCCAAAGGCATCGATTCGACCATCGACGATTACGCCGAAGCGATCGAATACACCATGAATCTCGTGGGTGAAGACGCTATCGGTATCGGCACTGACTTCACTCAGGGCCATGGCCAGGACTTCTTCGAGTACCTGACCCATGACAAGGGCTACGCCCGTCGTCTGACCAGCTTCGGCAAGATCATCAACCCGCTGGGGATTCGCACCGTAGGCGAGTTCCCCAACCTCACCGAGACCTTGCTCAAGCGCGGCCATAGCGAGCGCGTGGTGCGCAAGATCATGGGCGAAAACTGGGTCAACGTTCTTAAAGATGTCTGGGGCGAATAA
- the dgcA gene encoding dimethylglycine demethylation protein DgcA — protein MAFEAMFQPIQIGKLTIRNRVLSTAHAEVYATDGGMTTARYVKYYEEKAKGGLGLAICGGSSVVAIDSPQEWWASVNLSTDRIIPHFQNLADAMHKHGAKIMIQITHMGRRSRWDGFNWPTLMSPSGIREPVHRATCKTIEPEEIWRVIGNYAQAARRAKEGGLDGVELSAVHQHMIDQFWSPRVNKRTDEWGGSFEGRMKFGLEVLKAVRAEVGPDFCVGMRICGDEFHPDGLSHEDMKEIAKYYDATGMLDFFGVIGSGCDTHNTLANVIPNMSYPPEPFLHLAAGIKEVVKVPVLHAQNIKDPNQATRILEGGYVDMVGMTRAHIADPHLIAKIKMGQIDQIKQCVGANYCIDRQYQGLDVLCIQNAATSREYMGVPHIIEKTTGSKRKVVVVGAGPAGMEAARVSAERGHDVTLFEKKDAIGGQISIAAKAPQRDQIAGITRWYQLELARLKVDLRLGTAADIDTIQDLRPDVIVLAVGGHPFLEQNEHWGAAEGLVVSSWDVLDGKVAPGKNVLVYDTICEFTGMSVADYLADKGSQVEIVTDDIKPGVAIGGTSFPTYYRSMYPKEVIMTGDLALEKVYREGDKLVAVLENEYTGAKEERVVDQVVIENGVRPDEALYYGLKEGSRNKGQIDVEALFAIQPQPILSQAGDGYLLYRIGDCVAQRNTHAAIYDALRLCKDF, from the coding sequence ATGGCTTTCGAAGCAATGTTCCAGCCGATTCAGATCGGCAAGCTGACCATCCGCAACCGCGTGCTCAGCACCGCTCACGCCGAGGTCTACGCCACCGATGGCGGGATGACGACCGCGCGTTACGTCAAATACTACGAGGAAAAAGCCAAGGGCGGCCTTGGCCTGGCTATTTGCGGCGGCTCCTCGGTGGTGGCCATCGATAGCCCGCAGGAGTGGTGGGCGTCGGTGAACCTGTCCACTGACCGCATCATTCCGCACTTTCAGAACCTTGCCGACGCCATGCACAAGCACGGCGCCAAGATCATGATCCAGATTACCCACATGGGCCGTCGTTCGCGCTGGGATGGCTTCAACTGGCCTACCCTGATGTCGCCGTCGGGCATTCGCGAACCGGTGCACCGTGCCACCTGCAAGACCATCGAGCCGGAGGAAATCTGGCGGGTGATCGGCAACTACGCACAAGCAGCACGCCGGGCCAAGGAAGGCGGCCTGGATGGCGTCGAGTTGTCGGCCGTGCACCAGCACATGATCGATCAGTTCTGGAGCCCACGGGTCAACAAGCGTACCGATGAGTGGGGCGGCAGCTTCGAAGGCCGGATGAAGTTTGGCCTGGAAGTGCTCAAGGCGGTGCGTGCCGAAGTGGGGCCGGATTTTTGTGTGGGCATGCGTATCTGTGGTGACGAATTCCATCCGGATGGTCTCAGCCACGAGGACATGAAGGAAATCGCCAAGTACTACGACGCCACTGGCATGCTCGATTTCTTCGGAGTGATCGGTTCAGGTTGCGACACTCACAACACCCTTGCCAACGTTATCCCCAACATGAGTTATCCACCGGAGCCGTTCCTGCACTTGGCGGCCGGGATCAAGGAAGTGGTCAAGGTTCCTGTTCTGCATGCGCAGAACATCAAAGACCCGAACCAGGCCACACGTATTCTTGAAGGCGGCTATGTCGATATGGTCGGCATGACCCGCGCCCACATCGCCGACCCGCACTTGATCGCCAAGATCAAGATGGGCCAGATCGATCAAATCAAACAGTGTGTCGGTGCCAACTACTGCATCGATCGCCAGTACCAGGGCCTGGATGTGCTGTGTATTCAGAACGCCGCTACCTCCCGTGAGTACATGGGCGTGCCGCACATCATTGAAAAGACCACCGGGTCCAAGCGCAAGGTGGTTGTAGTAGGCGCAGGCCCTGCCGGGATGGAAGCGGCGCGGGTATCGGCCGAGCGCGGACACGACGTGACCCTGTTCGAGAAAAAGGATGCCATCGGCGGCCAGATCAGCATTGCCGCCAAGGCCCCGCAACGTGATCAGATCGCCGGTATCACGCGTTGGTATCAACTGGAGCTGGCGCGCCTGAAGGTCGATCTGCGCCTGGGTACTGCCGCCGACATCGATACTATTCAGGATCTACGCCCGGATGTGATCGTGTTGGCGGTGGGTGGGCATCCATTCCTGGAGCAGAACGAACACTGGGGTGCGGCTGAAGGGCTGGTGGTCAGCAGTTGGGACGTGCTCGATGGCAAGGTTGCACCGGGCAAGAACGTGTTGGTCTACGACACCATTTGCGAGTTCACCGGGATGTCAGTCGCCGACTACCTCGCTGACAAAGGCAGCCAGGTCGAGATTGTCACCGACGATATCAAGCCGGGCGTGGCCATCGGCGGCACTTCGTTCCCGACTTACTACCGCAGCATGTACCCCAAGGAAGTGATCATGACCGGCGACCTGGCGCTGGAGAAGGTCTACCGCGAGGGCGACAAGCTGGTAGCGGTGCTGGAAAACGAATACACCGGCGCCAAAGAGGAGCGGGTAGTGGATCAGGTCGTCATCGAGAACGGTGTGCGGCCAGACGAGGCGCTCTACTACGGTCTCAAGGAGGGTTCGCGCAACAAGGGCCAGATCGATGTCGAGGCACTGTTCGCGATCCAGCCGCAGCCGATCCTCAGTCAGGCGGGCGATGGGTATTTGCTGTATCGCATCGGTGACTGCGTGGCGCAGCGCAACACGCATGCCGCGATCTACGACGCCTTGCGCCTGTGCAAGGACTTCTGA
- the choX gene encoding choline ABC transporter substrate-binding protein: protein MHSLIRRSLLSLTLSATIATPLLAAEPAACKDVRLGVVNWTDVMATSAMAQVLLDGLGYKTKQTSASQQIIFAGIRDDRLDMFLGYWNPIMTQTITPFVTAKHVKVLDNPSLDDARATLAVPKYLADKGLKTFADIAKFEKELGGKIYGIEPGSGANTQIKAMITKNQFGLGKFQLVESSEAGMLAAVDRAVRRKQAVVFFGWAPHPMNVNIDMAYLSGSEDALGPDEGRATVWTVTAPDYAERCPNANRLLTNLKFTAEDESRMMQPLLDHKDALASARQWLKDHPEDQKRWLEGVTTFDGKPAAENIQLTAN, encoded by the coding sequence ATGCACAGCTTGATCCGCCGCAGCCTGTTGTCCCTCACCCTCAGCGCCACAATCGCCACTCCCCTGTTAGCCGCCGAACCCGCCGCCTGCAAAGACGTACGCCTTGGCGTGGTCAACTGGACCGACGTCATGGCCACCAGTGCCATGGCCCAGGTTCTGCTTGACGGCCTGGGTTACAAAACCAAGCAGACCAGTGCCTCGCAACAGATCATTTTCGCCGGTATCCGCGACGACCGATTGGACATGTTCCTGGGTTACTGGAACCCGATCATGACGCAGACCATCACCCCCTTCGTCACTGCCAAACACGTCAAAGTTCTCGATAACCCGAGCCTGGATGACGCCCGTGCGACCCTCGCAGTTCCCAAGTACCTGGCAGACAAAGGCCTGAAGACATTTGCCGATATCGCCAAATTCGAGAAAGAGCTAGGCGGCAAGATCTATGGAATCGAGCCTGGCTCCGGCGCCAACACTCAAATCAAGGCGATGATTACCAAGAACCAGTTCGGCCTGGGCAAGTTCCAGCTGGTGGAGTCCAGCGAAGCCGGCATGCTCGCCGCTGTAGATCGCGCGGTACGCCGCAAGCAGGCGGTGGTGTTCTTCGGTTGGGCGCCGCATCCGATGAACGTCAATATCGATATGGCTTACCTCAGCGGCAGCGAAGACGCCCTTGGTCCGGATGAGGGCCGGGCCACGGTCTGGACCGTCACCGCCCCGGATTACGCCGAGCGCTGTCCGAACGCCAACCGGCTACTGACCAACCTCAAATTCACTGCCGAAGACGAGAGCCGCATGATGCAACCGCTGCTCGACCACAAAGACGCCCTGGCGTCCGCCCGTCAGTGGCTCAAGGATCACCCTGAAGACCAGAAGCGCTGGCTTGAGGGAGTGACCACCTTCGATGGCAAACCGGCTGCCGAAAATATTCAGCTCACTGCCAACTGA